From one Colletotrichum destructivum chromosome 3, complete sequence genomic stretch:
- a CDS encoding Putative protein kinase: MERPTTPNEESGGGKYGVEFSFSLDAPDNTRASTFCRDSLIQSEELLHRIPSSTEAEDRPRLGQPSVLDNHFPSPSIPPPGTGERSVWGKIIHNHDDYPDSPQIASDSGYSDHISVEDRDRYSPTPGHPQPPITAKKIANWMRSSYITSAQDQHDFLPCEKLREIISPDVLRTLFRGTFDYNDAAIEVLISKVLSQQNTLGNQPQPSRHKIIAILVLMDKIALIEGFIRGDIKDDDLPLKIKRTKVENFEVTVQLCKKWETDPSDGSKSVEHLESLECLDSWSFNDMEDFEARQKTICTPFFELPGDKLRFYNLRDRPTLPFLEYDQPQVGGYGSVRKVRIHHTHYSHKEVCKVLELPFVVGPNSDSVFQVQEGASRHFAVKELHSVTEAAYREEIELFEKIGVRGPAQDPRHLLQLQFSYLHGDHYFLVFPWADGNLREFWRENHSFKPGIRDHVLWFFKQCKGLVGALHKIHHYTSMSIPKANIKARIDDLKQGKKLKDWGRHGDIKPENILWFQQYENMTDFLVISDFGLTRFNTTKSRSKVPQDAIAGYSGTYRPPELDLGTSISPKYDIWSLGCVFLEFVSWFILGDTKTRGDFTDQRLRSEENTNLKEDKFFVLGEASDSIRYREAKVKPSVVSVSLLFIA, encoded by the coding sequence ATGGAACGGCCAACGACACCTAACGAAGAATCAGGAGGGGGAAAGTATGGGGTTGAGTTCTCGTTCTCCCTCGATGCTCCAGATAACACAAGGGCTTCAACATTTTGCAGGGATTCTCTGATTCAGTCCGAAGAACTCCTACACCGGATTCCATCTTCCACAGAAGCAGAAGATCGACCCAGATTGGGCCAGCCATCGGTTCTCGACAACCATTTCCCATCACCCAGCATCCCACCTCCAGGGACAGGGGAGAGATCCGTCTGGGGAAAGATAATCCATAACCATGACGATTATCCGGACTCCCCTCAAATAGCCTCTGATTCTGGGTACTCGGACCATATCTCTGTCGAAGACCGGGACCGTTATTCCCCCACGCCAGGCCATCCGCAACCACCGATCACTGCCAAAAAGATCGCCAACTGGATGAGGAGCTCATATATAACATCTGCCCAAGACCAACACGACTTCCTACCTTGCGAAAAACTGCGCGAAATCATCAGCCCAGATGTACTTCGCACGCTCTTCCGGGGAACGTTCGACTACAATGACGCGGCAATAGAGGTCTTGATAAGTAAAGTTCTTAGTCAACAAAACACACTGGGAAATCAGCCTCAGCCCTCACGGCACAAAATCATTGCGATCCTTGTCTTAATGGACAAGATAGCCCTCATTGAGGGTTTCATACGAGGAGATATCAAGGACGATGACCTACCACTAAAGATCAAGAGAACCAAAGTCGAGAACTTCGAAGTCACGGTGCAACTTTGCAAGAAGTGGGAAACCGACCCTTCAGACGGTTCCAAGTCTGTCGAGCATCTAGAGTCTCTGGAGTGCCTGGACTCTTGGTCTTTCAACGATATGGAAGACTTTGAGGCCCGACAGAAGACGATATGCACTCCCTTCTTCGAACTGCCGGGAGACAAACTTCGCTTTTACAACCTCAGAGACCGGCCTACACTTCCCTTTCTAGAATATGATCAACCCCAGGTAGGCGGCTATGGGAGCGTGAGGAAAGTCAGGATTCATCACACCCATTACAGCCACAAAGAGGTCTGTAAGGTTTTGGAACTTCCCTTCGTTGTAGGGCCGAACTCTGACAGTGTTTTTCAGGTACAAGAAGGTGCCAGCAGACACTTCGCAGTCAAGGAGCTCCATAGCGTCACGGAAGCAGCATATCGCGAAGAGATAGAATTATTCGAGAAGATTGGAGTGCGAGGCCCAGCCCAAGATCCGAGGCATTTACTCCAGCTCCAATTCAGTTACCTACACGGCGACCACTACTTCCTCGTTTTCCCCTGGGCCGACGGAAACCTCCGAGAATTTTGGCGGGAAAATCACAGCTTCAAGCCCGGCATTAGAGACCATGTTCTTTGGTTCTTCAAACAATGCAAAGGACTAGTGGGAGCTCTACACAAGATACACCACTACACTAGCATGTCGATCCCCAAGGCGAACATCAAAGCCAGGATAGACGATCTGAAACAAGGTAAGAAGCTCAAAGACTGGGGACGACACGGAGACATCAAACCCGAGAACATTCTTTGGTTTCAACAATACGAAAACATGACGGACTTCTTAGTGATTTCCGACTTTGGGCTTACGAGGTTCAATACCACAAAATCGAGGTCAAAGGTGCCTCAAGATGCCATTGCTGGCTATTCTGGCACATATAGACCCCCCGAACTTGATCTCGGGACATCTATATCGCCGAAATATGACATATGGTCCTTGGGGTGTGTTTTTCTTGAGTTCGTTTCTTGGTTCATCCTGGGAGATACCAAGACGCGGGGCGACTTTACAGATCAACGCCTCCGAAGCGAGGAGAACACTAATCTTAAAGAAGACAAGTTTTTCGTACTCGGTGAGGCCTCAGATTCTATCCGATATCGCGAAGCAAAGGTCAAACCTTCCGTCGTTAGTGTAAGCCTTCTATTCATTGCATAA
- a CDS encoding Putative peptidase M18, with protein sequence MNRFLLSHSNTAVQATHPLDDSPAMTKHTPDSLRSRVSSLSLRLQAMETAEALSRSQSPAPSMSASISMPSSSAPVTASKPFLLADMNGRSPAQNPVCESCWNSLRYSEVKQTTRAAHPSACKLCAVAAGKPEAYTQPFVDFLSENPTIFHAVSYFKDKLAAAGFTELPARESWADKLQPGGKYWTTRNGSALIAFTVGKAYKPGNGVAMVAGHIDALTAKLKPVSSKPTRAGYLQLGVAPYAGALNQTWWDRDLSIGGRVVVRDESSHKTTTKLVRLDWPIARIPTLAPHFGVGMMGQNNPETQAVPIIGLESTDSSSAAVEPLGPKGAFVNTQPPKLVKLISKELGLASPTQILNWELELYDSQPAQTGGLDREFIFGGRIDDKLCSWAALTGLLAAESDPSDGVIKLVALFDDEEIGSLLRQGARGNFLPLTIERAVESLSGAADVAFGTDVLCRTFASSFLLSADVTHAGNPNFLGYYLDEHVPRLNVGIAICGDSNGHMTTDAVSTAILQRVGELSGAPTQTFQIRNDTRSGGTVGPMLSAAMGVRAADAGLPQLSMHSIRATTGALDPGLGVKFFKGFLDHWEKVDGEWH encoded by the coding sequence ATGAACCGCTTCCTCCTGTCCCACTCCAACACCGCCGTCCAAGCAACGCATCCCCTCGACGACTCGCCCGCCATGACTAAACACACTCCGGACTCTCTCCGCTCCCGCGTCTCTTCGCtctccctccgcctccaAGCAATGGAGACCGCCGAAGCTCTCTCGCGCTCCCAGTCCCCGGCGCCCTCCATGTCCGCTTCGATCTCGATGCCGTCCTCCTCTGCGCCGGTCACGGCCTCGAagcccttcctcctcgccgacatgAACGGCCGCTCGCCCGCCCAGAACCCCGTTTGCGAGTCATGCTGGAATAGCCTCCGCTACAGTGAGGTCAAGCAGACCACCCGCGCTGCCCACCCGTCCGCATGCAAGCtctgcgccgtcgccgccggcaagccCGAGGCTTACACCCAGCCCTTTGTCGACTTCCTCTCCGAGAACCCCACAATCTTCCACGCCGTCTCCTACTTCAAGgacaagctcgccgccgccggcttcaccGAGCTTCCCGCGCGCGAGAGCTGGGCCGACAAGCTGCAGCCCGGCGGCAAGTACTGGACCACCCGCAACGGCTCTGCCCTCATCGCCTTCACCGTCGGTAAGGCCTACAAGCCCGGTAACGGCGTCGCCATGGTCGCCGGCCACATCGATGCCCTCACCGCCAAGCTCAAGCCCGTGAGCTCCAAGCCCACCCGCGCCGGCTAcctccagctcggcgtcgccccTTATGCCGGCGCCCTCAACCAGACCTGGTGGGACCGCGACCTGTCCatcggcggccgcgtcgtcgttCGTGACGAGTCCTCTCACAAGACCACCACGAAGCTCGTGCGCCTCGACTGGCCCATCGCCCGCATCCCGACCCTGGCGCCGCACTTTGGTGTCGGCATGATGGGCCAGAACAACCCCGAGACCCAGGCCGTGCCCATCATCGGCCTTGAGTCCACCGACTCCTcttcggccgccgtcgagcccCTCGGCCCCAAGGGCGCCTTCGTCAACACCCAGCCCCCGAAGCTCGTCAAGCTCATCTCCAAGGAGCTCGGTCTCGCCTCGCCGACCCAGATTCTCAACTGGGAGCTCGAGCTGTACGACTCCCAGCCCGCGCAGACTGGTGGCCTCGACCGCGAGTTCATCTTTGGTGGCCGTATCGACGACAAGCTCTGCTCCTGGGCCGCCCTCaccggcctcctcgctgccgaGTCAGACCCTTCTGACGGCGTCATCAAGCTCGTCGCACtgttcgacgacgaggagatcggctccctcctccgccagggCGCCCGCGGCAACTTTCTGCCGCTGACGATTGAGCGCGCCGTCGAGTCCCtcagcggcgccgccgatgttgCCTTCGGTACTGACGTGCTCTGCCGCACCTTCGCCTCGTCCTTCCTGCTCTCGGCCGACGTGACGCATGCCGGCAACCCCAACTTCCTCGGCTACTACCTCGACGAGCACGTGCCGCGCCTCAACGTGGGCATCGCCATCTGCGGCGACAGCAACGGCCACATGACGACAGATGCCGTATCGACGGCCATCCTGCagcgcgtcggcgagctcaGCGGCGCACCGACCCAGACATTCCAGATCCGCAACGACACTcgcagcggcggcaccgtGGGCCCCATGCTCAGCGCCGCCATGGGCGTCagagccgccgacgccggcctgcctCAGCTGAGCATGCACTCGATCCGCGCCACGACGGGCGCACTGGACCCCGGCCTGGGTGTCAAGTTCTTCAAGGGCTTCCTGGACCACTGGGAGAAGGTTGACGGCGAGTGGCACTAA
- a CDS encoding Putative SPX domain-containing protein, protein MKFAKELEQDLVPEWRIKYLNYKAGKKYVKAVSRAINRANGSPLNNNNNNNNNAAKIENRITSSFFHGHSPFHSQKHAAHSKGPNQNHPNERTSLRDSPAPVGSARQKPVTTPARSIPAAAQSDRRGMNDGSSDLQYGSFVHTPPHHETGTPLGRKTTFELPGPAMRVPSHQNDTSPQAASMQEEAPTARQAIQRSASMIAGAPVAAGTPAATDHERTPSSLRLPHPATIGSGYNTSPRAGLRRLFSTASPLNRVGTNPEYGLQGLALDVVRQKEKEFFEFLDSELQKVEAFYKLKEDQAGERLALLKEQLHEMRNRRTQELHAQKRQAEIDFLNGNQGDRDGPQKGPLGWIDPVKSKIFRPGPNSRALSKMAQTPAMRPAEGGDATRDYIRRPYEHDVPYRTAKRKLKLALQEFYRGLELLKSYALLNRTAFRKLNKKYDKAVNARPQYRYMNEKVNKSWFVNSDAVDGHIKAVEDLYARYFERGNHKIAAGKLRSLSRRPGDESGSAFRCGILLGTGLVFAIQGTVFGAQLLFDDDPEVRSRTAYLLQIYGGYFLMLLLFCMFCVNCAVWTRNKINYPFIFEFDTRNNLDWRQLAEFPSLFTFIFGVFIWLNFSEYGTDEVYEYYPVALIALSAFIIFLPAPIFMARSRKWFAYAHWRLLLAGLYPVEFRDFFLGDIYCSLTYAMCNIELFFCIYANAWENPVQCNSSHSRLLGFLGALPPIWRFLQCLRRYRDTRNIFPHLVNGGKYIMSILAAMSLSMYRINNTHGHLAMFITFSTINAIYTSIWDLFMDFSLLQPHSRHWLLRDITGLKKRWPYYLVMVTDPVLRFAWIFYAIFTHDTQHSTIVSFLVALAEVSRRGMWTLFRVENEHCANVAQYKASRDVPLPYRIEPLVSHRSPEMAEGDGGDDVKDCNIAETASDARNAASSGATTTARPTTATGQGLDEEGGAGAGGTLRQRKMGASFTAVQRSFSRIIAEAHRQDFEKKRKPIDADTEQLEEAGGMASDDDDDDDDDDGSEDGRDEDEDGEEGRSGGSAADSMEIREAESLVHDHGDRRPMHR, encoded by the exons ATGAAGTTTGCAAAGGAGCTCGAGCAGGATCTCGTACCAG AATGGCGCATCAAGTACCTCAACTAcaaggccggcaagaagTACGTCAAGGCCGTTTCGCGCGCCATCAACCGCGCCAACGGTAGCcccctcaacaacaacaataacaacaacaacaacgccgccaagatcgagaATCGCATCACCTCAAGCTTCTTCCACGGCCACTCGCCCTTCCACTCTCAGAAACACGCTGCCCACTCCAAGGGCCCCAACCAGAACCATCCCAATGAGCGCACCTCGCTGCGCGACAGCCCGGCCCCGGTCGGCTCGGCCCGCCAGAAGCCCGTGACAACACCCGCACGATCGatccctgccgccgcccaaaGCGACCGTCGAGGCATGAACGATGGCTCGTCCGACTTGCAATACGGGAGCTTTGTTCATACGCCGCCTCACCACGAGACCGGAACCCCCTTAGGCCGCAAGACCACCTTTGAGCTCCCCGGGCCGGCCATGCGCGTGCCATCCCATCAGAACGACACCAGCCCACAGGCCGCCTCCATGCAGGAAGAAGCGCCCACGGCACGCCAGGCCATTCAGAGAAGCGCCTCCATGATCGCCGGTGCGCCTGTTGCGGCCGGCACACCCGCTGCCACCGACCACGAACGCACCCCGTCATCGCTGCGACTGCCTCACCCGGCGACCATCGGCTCCGGATACAATACCTCGCCGCGGGCTGGCCTCCGCCGACTCTTCTCCACCGCCTCGCCCCTGAACCGCGTCGGCACCAATCCGGAATATGGTCTACAGGGCTTGGCCCTGGACGTTGTCAGgcagaaagagaaggagtTCTTTGAGTTCCTCGACTCGGAGCTCCAAAAGGTAGAGGCCTTCTATAAGCTGAAGGAGGATCAGGCCGGCGAGCGTCTCGCCCTGCTCAAGGAACAGTTGCACGAGATGAGGAACCGCCGCACCCAGGAGCTGCATGCCCAGAAGCgccaggccgagatcgacttCTTGAACGGAAACCAAGGCGACCGCGACGGCCCCCAAAAGGGACCCCTCGGCTGGATAGACCCCGTCAAGTCCAAGATCTTCCGCCCTGGTCCCAACTCGCGCGCCCTCTCCAAGATGGCGCAGACACCCGCCATGCGcccggccgagggcggcgacgcgaCCCGCGACTATATCCGCAGGCCCTACGAGCACGACGTGCCCTACCGCACCGCCAAGCGGAAGCTGAAGCTCGCGCTGCAAGAGTTCTaccgcggcctcgagctgctcAAGTCCTATGCCCTTCTCAACCGGACCGCTTTCCGAAAGCTGAACAAGAAGTACGAcaaggccgtcaacgccCGCCCCCAGTACCGTTACATGAACGAAAAAGTCAACAAGTCATGGTTCGTCAAcagcgacgccgtcgacggccacatcaaggccgtcgaAGACCTCTACGCCCGCTACTTCGAGCGCGGCAACCAcaagatcgccgccggcaagctGCGGAGCCTGAGCCGGCGGCCCGGCGACGAGTCCGGTAGCGCCTTTAGGTGCGGCATCCTGCTGGGCACTGGCTTGGTCTTCGCCATCCAGGGCACCGTCTTCGGCGCCCAGctcctcttcgacgacgaccccgaGGTGCGGTCGCGCACGGCCTACCTGCTGCAGATCTACGGCGGCTACTTCCTGATGCTCCTGCTGTTTTGCATGTTCTGCGTCAACTGCGCCGTCTGGACGCGCAACAAGATCAACTACCCCTTCATCTTCGAGTTCGACACCCGCAATAACCTCGACTGGCggcagctggccgagttcCCCAGCCTCTTCACCTTCATCTTCGGCGTCTTCATCTGGCTCAACTTCAGTGAGTACGGCACCGACGAGGTATACGAGTATTACCCtgtcgccctcatcgccctgTCGGCCTTTATCATCTTCCTGCCTGCGCCCATCTTCATGGCGAGGAGCCGGAAGTGGTTCGCATACGCTCAT TGGCGCCTCCTGCTCGCTGGCCTATATCCCGTCGAGTTCAGGgacttcttcctcggcgatATCTACTGCTCCCTGACATATGCCATGTGT AACATTGAGCTGTTCTTCTGTATATACGCAAACGCCTGGGAGAACCCCGTCCAGTGCAACTCGAGCCActcccgcctcctcggcttcctcggtGCTCTGCCTCCGATATGGCGATTCCTACAGTGCCTGCGCCGTTACAGGGACACAAGGAACATCTTCCCCCATCTGGTGAACGGCGGCAAGTACATCATGTCCATCCTCGCTGCTATGTCGCTCTCCATGTACCGCATCAACAACACCCACGGTCACCTGGCCATGTTCATCACCTTTTCCACCATCAACGCCATCTATACGT CCATCTGGGACCTTTTCATGGACTTCTCCCTTTTGCAGCCGCACAGCCGCCACTGGCTCCTGCGCGACATCACAGGCCTCAAGAAGCGCTGGCCGTACTACCTCGTCATGGTCACCGACCCGGTCCTCCGCTTCGCCTGGATCTTTTATGCCATCTTCACCCATGATACGCAGCACTCCACTATTGTGTcgttcctcgtcgcccttgccGAAGTCTCACGCCGCGGCATGTGGACCCTCTTCCGTGTCGAGAACGAGCACTGCGCCAACGTCGCCCAGTATAAGGCCTCGCGCGACGTGCCCCTGCCGTACCGCATCGAGCCGCTCGTCTCGCATCGCtcgcccgagatggccgagggagacggcggcgacgacgtcaaggacTGCAATatcgccgagacggcgagCGACGCCAGGAATGCCGCGTCGTCGGGAGCCACCACGACagccaggccgacgacggcgacgggccaGGGGCtggatgaggagggcggcgccggcgccggcggaaCGCTGCGGCAGAGGAAGATGGGAGCCAGCTTCACGGCTGTGCAACGCAGTTTCTCCAggatcatcgccgaggcACACAGGCAGGATTTtgaaaagaagaggaagcccatcgacgccgacacggagcagctggaggaggccggcggcatggccagcgacgacgatgacgacgacgacgacgatgacggatcggaagacgggcgagacgaggacgaggatggggaagaaggccggTCGGgcgggtcggcggcggactcGATGGAGAtccgcgaggccgagagtCTGGTCCACGACCATGGGGACCGCAGGCCGATGCACCGGTAA
- a CDS encoding Putative S-adenosyl-L-methionine-dependent methyltransferase superfamily, with protein sequence MSNNATTPAATGDAPSPTVAQAPPAVAAGEQDVLAADDFSDDDGSSISHQSLTSSTASVTSSILDYRKENGRTYHAYKDGKYVLPNDDQEHDRLDLQHNMFIRSFDDRLGTAPPNDLGAKVGRVLDVGTGSGIWAIDFGDDHPEADVTGVDLSPVPTDFVPPNVKFEVDDVEEPWTFSRPFDYIHSRLMTGSISNWEKYLRQCFDNLNPGGYLELIEGNVMPVSDDGTLTKDHSLQKAVGLWMEAMAILGSPFEEVSRLEGLMKDAGFEDVHLTYFKWPSNPWAKDQKHKELGLWNYENFAPHLEGFFMASLTRSLGWTREEVLILAMEARKDLGNRNIHAYYNMLSIHGRKPLKVEEEAPPADPESPAAAAASA encoded by the exons ATGTCCAACAACGCCACGACTCCCGCGGCAACAGGGGATGCCCCATCTCCCACTGTTGCTCAGGCGCCACCTGCCGTTGCAGCTGGGGAACAGGACGTTCTTGCAGCCGACGAT TTCTCGGATGATGATGGCTCGTCAATCAGTCAC CAAAGTCTTACTTCCTCGACCGCGAGTGTAACCAGTTCCATCCTTGACTACCGGAAGGAAAATGGACGAACGTACCATGCATATAAAGACGGAA AATATGTGCTCCCCAATGACGATCAGGAGCACGACCGACTCG ACCTGCAGCACAATATGTTTATCCGCTCATTCGATGACCGACTTGGAACTGCCCCACCGAATGACCTGGGAGCCAAGGTCGGACGGGTCCTTGACGTGGGAACTGGGTCTGGAATCTGGGCTATCGACTTCGGTGACGATCATCCAGAAGCCGAC GTAACTGGAGTCGATCTGTCGCCGGTTCCGACTGATTT CGTCCCCCCCAACGTCAAAttcgaggtggacgacgtcgaggagccATGGACATTTTCACGCCCTTTCGACTACATCCACAGTCGACTGATGACCGGCAGTATTAGTAACTGGGAGAAATACCTGCGTCAATGCTTCGA CAACCTCAACCCTGGCGGTTATCTCGAGCTAATCGAAGGCAACGTCATGCCTGTCTCCGACGACGGGACACTCACCAAGGACCATTCCCTGCAAAAGGCGGTGGGCTTGTGGATGGAAGCAATGGCTATTCTCGGATCCCCATTCGAGGAAGTCAGCCGTCTCGAGGGTCTCATGAAGGATGCTGGGTTTGAGGATGTCCATCTGACGTATTTCAAATGGCCCTCAAACCCTTGGGCCAAAGACCAGAAACACAAGGAGCTGGGCCTCTGGAACTACGAGAACTTTGCCCCCCACTTGGAGGGTTTCTTCATGGCTTCTTTGACGCGATCATTGGGCTGGACAAGGGAAGAGGTTCTCATTCTTGCCATggaggcccgcaaggactTGGGAAACAGGAACATCCACGCCTATTACAACAT GTTGTCGATACATGGAAGGAAGCCTCTGaaggttgaggaggaggcgccgccCGCAGACCCAGAgtctccggcggcggcggcggcctcggcctaG
- a CDS encoding Putative zn(2)Cys(6) fungal-type DNA-binding domain, fungal transcription factor — protein MTSRTGGVFRRAAMEVLSERKGASQPSKKPHRKSKLGCHTCKRRKIKCDELRPACQNCVRHLVHCDFLQSNPTPTPLRSMHIITLQSAPSIADEAARPLPKSPPVDQELNFVDLELIHNFTTSVYMTLSTDSLVRHMWRVSVVRMALKCEYVMRTLLSISALHLAHQQPERKEGLVAKALLYHRSASREAMELMSGLDERNAEDLFLFSLLTIFFALASGRYLKESVVVWESAFPDWTFLLSGAVSLIKLLNSRNYEGPLTPLLTYATERFFTARDDSRAQPGALEGLRQRVNGSDTDKDLLRIYNLAIDELRHPMSLAMHEGGRDMDIMDIFIWKYFVSDEFLPLLKTPGANQEAIVIYAHFCIVLKRLESQWWLQGWATHLISQAWELLDEGHKAWIQWPMEELGWVPPS, from the exons ATGACATCCCGAACAGGGGGGGTGTTTCGAAGAGCAGCGATGGAAGTCCTATCGGAGCGCAAAGGCGCGTCCCAACCCTCGAAGAAGCCGCATCGAAAGTCCAAACTTGGATGCCACACCTGCAAGAGACGCAAGATAAAG TGTGACGAGCTGAGGCCGGCATGCCAAAATTGCGTTCGGCACTTGGTCCACTGCGACTTTCTGCAGAGCAacccaacaccaacaccccTTCGCAGCATGCACATCATCACGTTGCAGAGCGCCCCCAGCATCGCGGACGAGGCTGCGCGGCCGTTGCCAAAATCGCCGCCGGTCGACCAGGAGCTCAACTTTGTCGACCTGGAGCTCATCCACAACTTCACCACATCCGTGTACATGACGTTGTCGACGGATTCCCTCGTCCGCCACATGTGGAGGGTCTCGGTCGTGCGCATGGCGCTGAAATGCGAGTACGTGATGCGCACGCTGCTATCCATCTCGGCGTTGCATCTCGCGCATCAACAGCCCGAACGCAAGGAAGGGCTGGTGGCCAAGGCCCTGCTGTATCACCGGTCAGCCAGCAGGGAGGCCATGGAGCTCATGAGCGGCCTTGACGAACGCAATGCGGAGGATCTGTTTCTGTTCTCGCTCCTGACAATCTTCTTTG CCCTTGCATCCGGCCGCTATCTCAAGGAGTCGGTTGTTGTTTGGGAATCTGCGTTTCCAGACTGGACATTTCTTCTCTCGGGGGCAGTTTCACTCATCAAGCTACTGAATTCAAGGAACTATGAGGGACCACTCACTCCCCTCCTGACCTACGCCACGGAGCGCTTCTTCACCGCCCGAGACGACTCGCGCGCCCAACCAGGAGCACTCGAGGGTCTCCGGCAGCGCGTGAACGGCAGCGACACCGACAAAGACCTGCTCCGGATCTACAACCtggccatcgacgagctccggCACCCCATGTCCCTCGCCATGCACGAAGGGGGCCGCGACATGGACATCATGGACATCTTCATCTGGAAGTACTTCGTCTCGGACGAGTTCCTGCCGCTGCTCAAGACGCCGGGCGCGAACCAGgaggccatcgtcatctACGCGCACTTCTGTATCGTCCTGAAGAGGCTGGAGAGCCAGTGGTGGCTGCAGGGCTGGGCGACGCACTTGATATCGCAGGCGTGGGagctgctggacgagggccaCAAGGCGTGGATCCAGTGGCCGATGGAGGAGTTGGGATGGGTGCCGCCGAGTTGA